CTTGCCACGCACGAGTTCATTGATACGCTGCACCGGCACGCCGAGATGCGATGCAAACGCCACCTGCGAGACGCCGAGCGGCGCAAGGAACTCCCGCTGCAGGATCTCACCCGGGTGAGTGGGTATGCGATTTTCCGGAATCATGGCAATGCCTCCTGCCTGTGATAGTCCATCAACCGGACCTCTGCGGTACCGTTGTCATCCCAGCGAAACACGATCCGCCACCGCTCGTTCACGCGGATCGAATAACACCCCTTCAGTTCACCTCGGAGCCTTTCGAGCCGGTTTCCGG
This genomic stretch from Acidobacteriota bacterium harbors:
- a CDS encoding HigA family addiction module antidote protein, whose translation is MIPENRIPTHPGEILQREFLAPLGVSQVAFASHLGVPVQRINELVRGKRGVTPETAWMLSEALHTTPEFWANLQSAYDIARNRPAVRVARLTAIA